From the genome of Falco peregrinus isolate bFalPer1 chromosome W, bFalPer1.pri, whole genome shotgun sequence, one region includes:
- the LOC129783155 gene encoding uncharacterized protein LOC129783155 yields MLRIVVLINFVVVVVAFVPKSLFDLRENVWVTLSRAINTTTFCASLSTPSVPFLTCLVGVPLNDSDWIALNQSLNQMPKVTILARGNNMSSFFEKFDNWDDKLPIGPSPQEIELVDSLNASYCVYLNSSRYPCAGEASNMPCSTTAITPVYPIKNQFNWSVWCNHTSRNLSNPAPGVLYPRKLPPGLFFICGNRAWNGIPSMPVGGPCTIGRLSLALPHIHPNKSNPVRWRRDTSQILGNTCDDNVQLWNKWEVFFASLFITGAAAARAHKNLETLSCWVVKQANLTSRVLSDLADSLTIVQHAVLQNRMAIDFLLLAHGHGCEDFEGMCCMDLEDNSNSVHKEIKQLMEHSQKIQQDVGFFGLESLTNWLGIGGWLKRLLQSVLLIVIIVIIGFICLSCALSCIRKLFERVTGPVFLVQKEKGGIVAEWMKENGHGSIEGLCDTAFDISLE; encoded by the coding sequence ATGTTGAGAATTGTtgtgttaattaattttgttgtcGTAGTTGTAGCTTTTGTGCCTAAATCATTGTTTGATTTGCGAGAAAATGTATGGGTAACTTTAAGTAGAGCTATTAACACAACCACGTTTTGTGCAAGTTTGTCAACCCCTAGCGTACCCTTTTTAACTTGTTTAGTAGGTGTGCCGTTAAATGACTCAGATTGGATCGCCCTTAACCAGTCTCTTAACCAGATGCCAAAAGTTACCATATTGGCTCGAGGTAATAATATGAgcagcttttttgaaaaatttgatAACTGGGATGACAAACTCCCTATTGGTCCTAGCCCTCAAGAAATCGAACTAGTCGATTCACTAAATGCCTCTTATTGTGTATATTTGAATTCTTCCCGGTACCCTTGTGCTGGTGAAGCCTCTAACATGCCTTGTAGTACAACTGCTATCACTCCCGTATATCCAATTAAGAATCAGTTTAATTGGAGTGTTTGGTGTAACCATACCAGTCGAAATCTGTCTAATCCTGCACCTGGAGTATTATATCCTAGGAAATTACcccctggtttgttttttatttgtggtaaTAGAGCATGGAATGGAATACCCTCAATGCCTGTAGGTGGTCCATGTACCATCGGTCGTCTGAGTTTAGCCTTACCACATATTCATCCTAACAAATCAAATCCAGTGAGATGGAGAAGAGACACTTCCCAGATCCTTGGTAACACCTGTGATGATAACGTTCAACTTTGGAACAAATGGGAGGTATTTTTTGCTTCGTTATTTATCACAGGTGCCGCCGCTGCTCGGGCCCACAAAAATTTAGAAACGCTGTCTTGTTGGGTGGTTAAACAAGCCAACCTCACCAGCAGAGTTTTATCAGACCTAGCTGATAGTTTAACTATTGTTCAAcatgctgttttgcaaaacCGCATGGCCATTGACTTTTTactattagcacatggacatgGCTGTGAAGATTTTGAAGGCATGTGTTGTATGGACCTTGAAGATAATTCAAACTCCGTacataaagaaatcaaacaattGATGGAACATTCTCAAAAAATTCAACAAGATGTTGGATTTTTTGGCCTTGAAAGCTTAACAAATTGGCTTGGGATAGGAGGCTGGTTAAAAAGACTGTTGCAAAGTGTGttgcttatagtaataattgttatCATTGGATTTAtatgtttaagctgtgctctctcttgtatTCGAAAATTATTTGAGCGTGTAACTGGACCAGTTTtccttgtccaaaaagaaaaagggggaattgttgcagaatggatgaaagagaacggccacggttccatagaaggactgtgtgatacagcttttgacataagtctggagtga